The following are from one region of the Pelagibius sp. CAU 1746 genome:
- a CDS encoding site-specific DNA-methyltransferase, translating into MEAMPEASVDMVFADPPYNLQLAGDLHRPNNSKVDAVDDAWDQFDSFAAYDDFTRRWLRAARRVLKDNGSLWVIGSYHNIFRVGTALQDLEYWILNDVVWRKTNPMPNFRGRRFTNAHETMIWAAKDKDARYTFNYDAMKRLNDDLQMRSDWLIPICSGGERLKNDKGEKAHPTQKPEALLHRVIMAATKPGDVVLDPFFGSGTTGAVAKKLGRHFIGLERDDDYIAVAKKRIAAVQPVSDLEMVETPSKRAEPRIPFGWLIEHGLLEPGTVLHGPDKRHRAKVRADGTLITSDFKGSIHQVGAHLQGAPSCNGWSFWHIDVEGKPVSIDLLRQKLRANLPKTMN; encoded by the coding sequence ATGGAGGCCATGCCGGAGGCCTCGGTCGATATGGTCTTCGCGGACCCGCCCTATAACCTGCAACTCGCCGGCGACCTGCACCGGCCGAACAACTCCAAGGTCGACGCCGTCGACGACGCCTGGGACCAGTTCGACAGCTTCGCCGCCTACGACGACTTCACCCGCCGCTGGCTGCGCGCCGCGCGCCGCGTCCTCAAGGACAACGGCTCGCTCTGGGTGATCGGCAGCTATCACAACATCTTCCGCGTCGGCACCGCGCTGCAGGACCTGGAGTACTGGATCCTCAACGATGTGGTGTGGCGCAAGACCAATCCCATGCCGAACTTCCGCGGCCGCCGCTTCACCAACGCGCACGAGACGATGATCTGGGCGGCCAAGGACAAGGACGCGCGCTACACCTTCAACTACGACGCCATGAAGCGGCTGAACGACGACCTGCAGATGCGCAGCGACTGGCTGATCCCCATCTGCAGCGGCGGCGAGCGCCTGAAGAACGACAAGGGCGAGAAGGCGCATCCGACGCAGAAGCCGGAAGCCCTGTTGCACCGCGTCATCATGGCCGCCACCAAGCCGGGCGACGTGGTGCTCGATCCCTTCTTCGGTTCCGGCACCACCGGTGCCGTGGCCAAGAAGCTGGGCCGCCACTTCATCGGCCTGGAACGCGATGACGACTACATCGCGGTCGCCAAGAAGCGCATCGCCGCGGTGCAGCCGGTCAGCGACCTGGAGATGGTGGAGACGCCCTCCAAGCGCGCCGAGCCGCGCATCCCCTTCGGCTGGCTTATCGAGCACGGCCTGCTGGAGCCGGGTACCGTGCTGCACGGCCCGGACAAGCGCCACCGCGCCAAGGTGCGCGCCGACGGCACCCTCATCACCAGCGACTTCAAGGGCTCGATCCACCAGGTCGGCGCCCACCTGCAGGGCGCGCCGTCGTGCAACGGCTGGTCCTTCTGGCACATCGACGTGGAGGGCAAGCCGGTCTCCATCGACCTGCTGCGCCAGAAGCTGCGCGCCAACCTGCCCAAGACGATGAACTGA
- a CDS encoding CARDB domain-containing protein, with amino-acid sequence MAKHLFRSLLAVAGLSAAAALAAGAGQALAQPDLVPQLNFPMNASVGVQNAGTTAAGPSHLTINCTKFGKADGGCPEAPGMGAYVDPAFPNRAVIDVPALEPGESFSHNLSFWNAIPWTPGTYVFDAEVDAGGDVAESNETNNSAQSSYTELPAVGVAPPAPLPLTAQPAAARPSRLDSANIFQLRRLRGSEEPKPRPLRLAPKQPEAPKRPLLRRPAD; translated from the coding sequence ATGGCCAAGCACTTGTTCCGAAGCTTACTCGCCGTCGCCGGCCTTTCGGCCGCGGCCGCGCTCGCCGCCGGGGCCGGCCAGGCCCTCGCCCAGCCCGACCTGGTCCCGCAGTTGAACTTTCCCATGAACGCCAGCGTGGGCGTCCAGAACGCCGGCACCACGGCCGCCGGCCCCAGCCACCTGACCATCAACTGCACCAAATTCGGCAAGGCCGACGGCGGCTGCCCCGAGGCGCCGGGCATGGGCGCCTATGTCGATCCGGCCTTCCCCAACCGCGCCGTGATCGACGTGCCGGCGCTGGAGCCGGGCGAATCCTTCAGCCACAATCTCAGCTTCTGGAACGCCATCCCCTGGACGCCCGGAACCTATGTCTTCGACGCCGAGGTCGATGCCGGAGGCGACGTCGCGGAGTCCAACGAAACCAACAACAGCGCCCAGAGCAGCTACACCGAACTGCCTGCCGTGGGCGTTGCGCCGCCGGCGCCGCTGCCGCTGACCGCACAGCCCGCCGCGGCGCGCCCCTCGAGGCTCGACTCGGCCAATATTTTCCAACTGCGCCGGCTGCGCGGCAGCGAGGAGCCGAAGCCGCGCCCGCTGCGCCTGGCGCCCAAGCAGCCGGAGGCGCCGAAACGCCCGCTGCTGCGCCGGCCGGCCGACTAG
- a CDS encoding ribonuclease HII produces MPDFSLERELGHDKGRIVIGLDEAGRGPWAGPVVAAAAWLDPAALDAALAEGLDDSKKLSAKRRSDLFAILSDPACACARIAVGEASVEEIDRLNILQASLLAMQRAATALAAALDSAPEAALVDGNKLPQLACEARAVIKGDSRSLSIAAASVVAKVTRDRAMAALARDYPGYGWERNQGYGTAEHRAGLARLGVTPLHRRSFRPIRDALESKSLT; encoded by the coding sequence GTGCCCGACTTCTCGTTGGAACGCGAGCTGGGTCACGACAAGGGGCGCATCGTCATCGGGCTCGACGAGGCCGGACGCGGACCCTGGGCGGGACCGGTGGTGGCCGCCGCCGCCTGGCTGGACCCGGCGGCGCTGGACGCGGCACTGGCCGAGGGCCTCGACGATTCCAAGAAGCTCTCGGCCAAGCGGCGCAGCGACCTCTTCGCGATCCTCAGCGATCCGGCCTGCGCCTGCGCCCGCATCGCGGTGGGCGAGGCCAGCGTCGAGGAGATCGACCGCCTCAACATTCTCCAGGCCTCGCTGCTGGCCATGCAGCGCGCCGCCACGGCGCTGGCGGCGGCGCTGGACAGCGCGCCCGAAGCGGCCCTGGTCGACGGCAACAAGCTGCCGCAACTGGCCTGCGAGGCGCGCGCGGTGATCAAGGGCGACAGCCGCTCGCTCTCCATCGCCGCCGCCTCGGTGGTCGCCAAGGTGACCCGCGACCGCGCCATGGCGGCGCTGGCCCGCGACTACCCCGGCTACGGCTGGGAACGCAACCAGGGCTACGGCACCGCCGAGCACCGCGCCGGCCTCGCGCGGCTGGGCGTCACGCCGCTGCATCGCCGCTCCTTCCGGCCGATCCGCGACGCCCTCGAAAGCAAATCTTTAACTTGA